The following proteins come from a genomic window of Syntrophales bacterium:
- a CDS encoding efflux RND transporter periplasmic adaptor subunit, with translation MGKRLLVVGVCVVLICVFFLPGCGKKEATEKVEKAINVRIQPAQKKAFRPFVEAIGTLNPDEDVMVSSEIGGILRSVRVDEGTDVFKGMLLAAVSDTDYRLEVKRAEAVLRQAEATLANTRLEYQRKEALYREELVTKQQFDDVSTRLSLAMAEVEKARATLSLSGERLLKTSISSPLNGVIKEKKVSAGDYVKDGTPLFEIIRIDPLKLNFTVNEKDVGKIKVGQDVSFKIDAIPDIAFAGRVSIVYPNLEERTRTLQVEAKVPNSHRLLKPGLFVKVTVYTGDLKDIVVVPITSILYEEAKTSLFIVEGDRAREREVKIGRKYGELLEIVEGLQGKEMVVVVGQNNLAEGVKVNVAR, from the coding sequence ATGGGGAAACGGTTGTTAGTCGTAGGTGTCTGTGTTGTCTTGATCTGCGTGTTTTTTCTTCCTGGCTGTGGCAAGAAGGAGGCAACCGAAAAGGTAGAAAAGGCAATAAATGTGCGTATCCAGCCTGCCCAGAAGAAGGCTTTCCGTCCTTTCGTGGAGGCTATCGGTACCTTGAACCCTGACGAGGACGTTATGGTAAGCAGTGAAATCGGGGGAATTTTAAGAAGTGTCAGAGTGGATGAGGGAACAGACGTTTTTAAGGGTATGCTCCTTGCCGCTGTCAGCGATACCGATTACCGCCTGGAAGTCAAGAGGGCGGAGGCTGTCCTGAGGCAGGCGGAGGCAACCCTTGCCAATACGAGGCTGGAATATCAGCGAAAGGAAGCCCTCTACAGAGAGGAACTGGTAACGAAACAGCAGTTTGACGATGTATCCACAAGATTGTCTCTGGCCATGGCAGAGGTGGAAAAGGCAAGGGCAACCCTCTCCCTATCCGGGGAGAGACTTCTCAAGACAAGTATCTCTTCGCCCCTTAATGGTGTCATCAAGGAGAAGAAGGTTTCCGCCGGGGATTATGTGAAAGATGGCACACCACTCTTTGAGATTATTCGTATTGATCCCCTGAAACTCAATTTTACCGTCAACGAAAAGGATGTGGGAAAGATCAAGGTCGGTCAGGATGTGAGCTTTAAGATAGATGCCATTCCCGACATTGCCTTTGCGGGAAGGGTGAGTATCGTTTATCCAAATCTGGAGGAAAGGACGAGAACCCTCCAGGTGGAAGCCAAGGTTCCCAATAGCCACAGGCTTTTAAAGCCGGGACTCTTTGTAAAGGTTACCGTATATACCGGAGACCTGAAGGATATCGTTGTTGTTCCCATCACATCCATCCTCTATGAAGAGGCAAAAACCTCTCTCTTTATCGTTGAGGGTGATCGTGCCCGGGAGAGGGAGGTGAAAATCGGGAGGAAGTATGGAGAGTTGCTGGAGATTGTCGAGGGGCTGCAAGGGAAGGAGATGGTCGTAGTGGTCGGTCAGAACAATCTTGCCGAGGGGGTAAAGGTCAATGTGGCTCGCTGA
- a CDS encoding TolC family protein, which yields MSRSGLVIGVLMALSVAVTPICAFAEEYSLDDLYRIALQRSEKIKVSEENLYISKLGKEKAFSVLIPRLSAFGNYTRYSEDKSAGFGVIQPDFATAWGMKLEQSFSLSGRELTGLKMAEENIVRNSYDLYATREEYLFAVAGAYYDVLKAKKILDIADSNLERLTKHRNAAEKRLKVGEVTRTVLLRAEGELSGARSDQLTVKNGWELARAVLARIVGINRDFQLREAPREEMQISSLASLQETALAERVEIKSLESQKKIAGQQIQYAKGTYWPELSVSGVYKGADQNPASPFLLKESTYGELSLDFPLFEGGLRRAEVREAKAKERQAGLFYEDLKKTIQIEVESAYLELVTQKGILKFLEDQLVFARDNYYAVSKQFEFGLADSIDVMDANTLLVSAERKVAEAVYNHQLSVLRVKRVTGVLLKTVIRHTSYVVRHKS from the coding sequence ATGAGCAGATCTGGTTTGGTGATTGGCGTTTTGATGGCCTTATCTGTTGCTGTTACGCCAATATGCGCCTTTGCAGAAGAATATTCCCTCGATGATCTTTACAGGATCGCCCTTCAACGTTCCGAGAAGATTAAAGTTTCCGAGGAAAATCTCTATATCTCAAAATTAGGTAAAGAAAAAGCCTTCTCTGTTCTAATTCCCAGACTTTCCGCATTCGGGAATTACACAAGGTATAGTGAGGACAAGTCAGCCGGCTTTGGCGTAATTCAACCTGATTTCGCAACTGCCTGGGGTATGAAGCTGGAACAGTCTTTCTCTTTAAGCGGGAGAGAACTCACTGGCCTCAAAATGGCAGAGGAAAACATTGTAAGAAACAGTTACGATCTTTATGCCACGAGAGAAGAGTATCTGTTTGCCGTGGCCGGTGCATACTATGATGTATTAAAGGCAAAAAAGATCCTGGACATCGCCGATTCAAACCTGGAGAGGCTTACAAAGCACAGAAATGCCGCGGAAAAGCGATTAAAGGTGGGAGAGGTAACCAGGACGGTGCTCCTGCGGGCCGAGGGAGAGCTTTCCGGAGCCAGGTCTGATCAACTGACGGTAAAAAATGGATGGGAACTGGCAAGGGCGGTACTGGCAAGAATTGTGGGGATCAACAGAGACTTTCAACTCCGGGAAGCTCCCCGCGAAGAGATGCAAATTTCTTCTTTAGCTTCCTTGCAAGAGACAGCCTTGGCGGAAAGGGTAGAGATTAAAAGCCTGGAGAGTCAGAAGAAAATAGCCGGCCAGCAGATTCAGTATGCAAAAGGGACATACTGGCCGGAGCTTTCTGTTTCCGGGGTTTATAAAGGGGCGGATCAGAATCCTGCCTCGCCGTTCCTGCTTAAGGAAAGTACCTACGGGGAGTTATCTTTAGATTTTCCCCTCTTCGAGGGGGGCTTGAGAAGGGCGGAAGTCAGAGAAGCAAAGGCAAAGGAGAGACAGGCGGGACTATTTTATGAAGACCTGAAAAAGACGATTCAGATAGAGGTTGAAAGCGCCTACCTGGAACTCGTTACCCAGAAGGGGATTCTCAAATTCTTAGAGGATCAGCTTGTCTTTGCCAGGGACAACTATTATGCCGTATCAAAACAATTCGAATTTGGACTGGCCGACAGCATTGATGTGATGGACGCAAACACGTTGCTGGTCTCGGCGGAGAGGAAGGTGGCGGAGGCCGTTTATAACCATCAACTGTCTGTTCTGAGGGTGAAGAGGGTAACGGGGGTGCTGTTAAAAACTGTCATACGTCATACGTCGTACGTCGTACGTCATAAGTCGTAA
- a CDS encoding TetR/AcrR family transcriptional regulator, with amino-acid sequence MEKLKRKEREYNLRRAEILKEAEKIFAAKGFYKTTMAEIAEASGFAIGTLYQFFEGKERLYTTMVSEKLDMMYSEIREKVGSAESIIEKIEALVKAHFAFVENNVNFCTLFIQWEGTAISEGNTFLKDKMISSYLGHINFVEELMQEGTRAGYLKVMEQGTMAFALLGMINSFTFNWLVAPKDTHLSGKVGFVLDIFLSGVKNEGGQGDQGSGIRV; translated from the coding sequence ATGGAAAAATTAAAGAGAAAAGAGAGAGAATACAATCTCCGGAGGGCGGAGATCCTGAAGGAGGCGGAAAAAATATTCGCCGCCAAGGGATTCTACAAAACAACAATGGCAGAGATTGCCGAGGCCTCCGGTTTTGCCATTGGCACTCTCTATCAGTTCTTTGAGGGGAAAGAACGCCTTTACACCACAATGGTCAGTGAAAAGCTGGACATGATGTATTCAGAAATCAGGGAGAAAGTAGGTAGCGCGGAAAGTATTATAGAAAAAATCGAAGCCCTGGTGAAGGCACATTTTGCTTTTGTGGAAAATAACGTAAATTTTTGCACCCTCTTCATCCAGTGGGAAGGCACCGCCATCTCGGAGGGAAATACCTTCCTGAAAGATAAAATGATCAGCAGTTATCTGGGTCATATCAATTTTGTAGAAGAACTCATGCAGGAAGGAACTAGGGCAGGGTACTTAAAAGTTATGGAACAGGGAACGATGGCCTTTGCCCTCCTGGGTATGATCAACTCGTTTACATTCAACTGGTTGGTTGCCCCGAAAGATACACACTTAAGCGGTAAAGTCGGTTTTGTTCTCGACATTTTTCTGAGTGGGGTAAAAAATGAAGGAGGTCAGGGGGACCAGGGGTCAGGGATCAGGGTTTAA
- a CDS encoding RNA methyltransferase, whose product MTVCKPSKSQLKLWEKLELAKYRQREGLFLAEGFKVVQELLKSKSPWETKAILVMEEKRERWEAFLSTIPENAEIYLLSARQWSKLSQDKEPEGIMALADIPRPANISGLSPPEAGYLLLLHQIRNPNNLGAIMRTAHWFGIRTVILSADSVDFTNSRVVRSSMGSVFHLTIIPEIDFIEVLPRIKKHYSLIGSHVRIGIPPHPCPEGTALLLGSESHGLSEQIVDMIDEQWCIPGMGDAESLSLPQAGAIMMYECRRGGNKS is encoded by the coding sequence TTGACGGTTTGCAAACCCTCAAAGTCACAACTGAAACTCTGGGAGAAACTGGAGCTGGCTAAATATCGTCAGCGGGAAGGTTTATTTCTTGCGGAAGGCTTTAAGGTTGTTCAGGAGTTATTGAAAAGCAAAAGCCCCTGGGAAACAAAAGCGATCCTGGTGATGGAGGAAAAACGGGAACGCTGGGAGGCTTTCTTATCCACAATTCCAGAAAATGCAGAAATTTATCTTTTGTCAGCGCGACAATGGTCAAAATTAAGTCAGGATAAAGAGCCGGAAGGAATCATGGCCCTGGCTGACATACCCCGTCCGGCCAATATCTCCGGGTTGTCTCCGCCGGAGGCGGGATATCTTCTGCTCCTGCATCAGATCCGTAATCCCAATAATCTTGGCGCAATAATGCGGACAGCCCACTGGTTCGGCATCAGAACGGTCATTCTCAGCGCCGATTCGGTGGATTTTACCAATTCCCGGGTAGTGCGCTCTTCCATGGGCAGTGTTTTTCATCTTACTATCATTCCAGAGATTGATTTTATCGAGGTTCTGCCCCGGATTAAGAAACACTATTCTCTTATCGGCAGCCATGTCCGAATAGGCATTCCTCCCCATCCCTGCCCGGAGGGGACGGCCCTCCTGCTGGGTTCTGAAAGTCATGGCCTGTCGGAACAAATCGTAGATATGATTGATGAACAGTGGTGCATCCCCGGGATGGGGGATGCAGAATCTCTCAGCCTGCCGCAGGCAGGGGCGATCATGATGTATGAGTGCAGGCGGGGAGGAAATAAGTCCTGA
- a CDS encoding cation-translocating P-type ATPase gives MLNLQSKAIWHSIEAAQVLKELDADTHKGLTEDEARRRLEKYGLNELKKEGRVSPLTLFFNQLKNILILILIIAIVLSALVGEVVDAAIIAVIVVFCAVLGFIQEYRAERALEALKKMLSPTITVLRGGKEEEVPSKELVPGDMLLLEAGDKIPADARLVELHSIRCDEAPLTGESVPIGKDIKPLPLELPVGDRKNMVFTGTTVTYGRGKAVVTATGMSTEFGKIAEEVMTVKAEVTPLEKRTKEIGKWLGIIALGICFLVAGISIVREMLVGKIDLPFIITMVMFTVALAVAAVPEALAAIVTGALAVGMHQMAKRNALIRKMPAVETLGCTTVICSDKTGTLTKGEMTVRKIYTGGKVIEVTGVGYEPKGELKGSDIRAENNQSLQMFLQGGILCSDAILEEKEGKWMIKGDPTEGALVVAAVKAGLHETEVRLQNPRVEEIPFSSERKRMTTIHQRQDGKRMGFMKGAPELVLERCSYIMDGDGVKPLTEKERTEIFKINEEMTRGALRCLGVAYRELPEEAEYTEEAIEKEMIFVGLVGMIDPPREEAIEAINVCKQVHIKPIMITGDHKLTAVAIAKEIGIYKDGDRVLTGKELEKMTDEEFEKIVDKVTVYARVSPMDKLKIVKAWQSKGEVVAMTGDGVNDAPALKQADIGIAMGISGTEVAKEAADMVLNDDNFATIVKAIELGRWIYDNIKKYLTYLLRCNITEVVVIGGVVLISGPEYLPLLPAAILYMNLATDGLPALALGVAPPDPDIMQRPPRDPSESVFSWDVRAFIGVALLIEIPFFFFLFYHELMDITHARTEIFFLFILIELIIALNFRSMKYSIFKAPPHKWLLIALAWEIILIAVLVQISSVREAFGILKPSVVDLEIILGFGIIVFISMEVVKAILRKKMSHRSG, from the coding sequence ATGTTGAATTTGCAATCAAAGGCAATCTGGCATTCCATCGAGGCAGCCCAGGTACTGAAGGAACTGGATGCGGATACCCATAAGGGTTTAACCGAAGACGAAGCGAGAAGGCGCCTTGAGAAATATGGCCTCAATGAATTGAAGAAGGAGGGAAGAGTCTCGCCCCTCACCCTCTTCTTCAACCAGCTTAAAAACATCCTTATCCTTATCCTGATCATCGCCATCGTACTTTCAGCCCTTGTTGGAGAAGTTGTGGATGCGGCGATCATTGCCGTGATCGTCGTCTTCTGTGCGGTTCTGGGATTTATTCAGGAATACCGTGCAGAGCGGGCTCTCGAAGCATTAAAGAAGATGCTCTCCCCTACCATCACGGTTTTAAGAGGAGGCAAAGAGGAAGAGGTCCCTTCTAAAGAACTCGTTCCGGGGGACATGTTACTCCTTGAGGCAGGAGATAAGATTCCGGCAGATGCGAGACTGGTGGAACTCCACTCCATAAGATGCGATGAAGCCCCTCTCACGGGGGAGTCTGTGCCTATTGGCAAGGATATAAAGCCATTGCCTCTGGAATTGCCTGTAGGTGATAGAAAAAATATGGTCTTCACAGGGACCACCGTGACCTACGGAAGAGGAAAGGCTGTTGTCACAGCAACAGGGATGAGTACAGAATTTGGAAAGATCGCTGAGGAAGTGATGACGGTTAAGGCGGAGGTGACGCCCCTTGAAAAGAGGACCAAAGAGATCGGTAAATGGCTCGGCATCATCGCCCTTGGCATCTGTTTCCTTGTTGCTGGAATCAGTATTGTCAGGGAGATGTTAGTTGGCAAGATTGATCTCCCCTTCATCATCACCATGGTGATGTTTACAGTCGCTCTCGCCGTCGCAGCAGTTCCTGAAGCGCTGGCAGCCATTGTCACAGGCGCCCTTGCCGTAGGTATGCATCAGATGGCAAAGAGGAACGCCCTGATCCGGAAGATGCCTGCCGTTGAAACCCTTGGGTGTACTACAGTGATCTGTTCTGACAAAACAGGCACTCTTACGAAAGGAGAGATGACTGTAAGAAAAATATATACGGGCGGTAAGGTAATAGAGGTTACGGGTGTTGGGTACGAACCAAAGGGAGAGCTTAAAGGGTCTGATATCCGTGCTGAAAACAATCAATCCTTACAAATGTTTCTTCAAGGAGGTATCCTCTGTAGCGATGCCATCTTAGAAGAGAAGGAAGGCAAATGGATGATTAAAGGAGATCCTACCGAAGGCGCCCTTGTTGTCGCAGCGGTCAAAGCAGGCTTACATGAGACTGAAGTAAGACTTCAAAATCCAAGAGTAGAAGAGATCCCCTTCAGTTCTGAGAGAAAGAGGATGACAACCATTCATCAAAGGCAGGATGGTAAGAGAATGGGGTTTATGAAAGGGGCTCCGGAGTTGGTTTTAGAAAGATGTTCTTATATCATGGATGGGGATGGAGTTAAACCTCTGACGGAAAAAGAGAGAACCGAAATTTTTAAGATCAATGAGGAAATGACCCGAGGTGCATTGAGATGCCTCGGAGTCGCTTACAGGGAACTGCCTGAGGAAGCAGAATATACCGAAGAGGCCATTGAGAAAGAAATGATCTTTGTTGGTCTTGTGGGAATGATCGATCCACCCAGAGAAGAAGCCATCGAGGCCATCAATGTGTGTAAGCAGGTGCATATCAAACCCATCATGATTACAGGAGATCATAAGCTCACAGCGGTCGCCATCGCCAAGGAGATCGGCATCTATAAAGATGGCGATCGGGTATTGACCGGTAAAGAATTAGAGAAGATGACTGACGAAGAGTTTGAAAAGATCGTTGATAAAGTCACCGTCTATGCCCGGGTTTCGCCGATGGATAAGCTAAAGATCGTCAAGGCATGGCAGAGTAAAGGTGAAGTGGTGGCGATGACCGGAGACGGCGTCAATGATGCCCCTGCCTTGAAGCAGGCCGATATCGGAATCGCCATGGGGATCTCCGGTACCGAAGTAGCCAAAGAGGCAGCGGATATGGTTTTGAATGATGACAACTTTGCCACTATCGTGAAGGCCATTGAGCTGGGCAGATGGATATATGATAATATAAAAAAATATCTCACCTATCTCCTCAGGTGTAATATTACAGAGGTGGTGGTCATCGGGGGAGTGGTTCTCATTTCAGGGCCTGAATATTTACCCCTCCTGCCTGCAGCCATATTGTATATGAATCTGGCGACGGATGGACTCCCTGCACTTGCCTTGGGCGTAGCGCCCCCTGATCCGGACATTATGCAGAGACCACCGAGAGACCCCAGCGAAAGTGTATTTTCCTGGGATGTGAGGGCCTTTATCGGAGTGGCCCTTTTGATCGAAATTCCCTTCTTCTTCTTTCTCTTCTACCATGAGCTCATGGATATCACCCATGCGAGGACAGAGATCTTCTTCCTGTTCATACTTATCGAACTGATTATTGCCCTTAACTTCCGTTCGATGAAATACAGCATCTTTAAAGCCCCTCCTCACAAGTGGCTCCTCATTGCCCTTGCATGGGAGATTATATTGATTGCTGTTCTGGTCCAGATTTCATCTGTGCGCGAGGCCTTCGGAATACTTAAACCTTCAGTTGTTGATCTCGAAATCATCTTAGGCTTTGGCATCATTGTATTTATCTCCATGGAGGTGGTCAAGGCAATCTTAAGAAAAAAGATGTCACACCGTTCTGGATAG
- a CDS encoding sodium ion-translocating decarboxylase subunit beta, with protein MLEAVINGLSGLGAGFVSLHWSNPIMIVIGCILLYLGIKKGFEPLLLVPIGFGCILVNIPLAGLMEEEGFLRTIYDAGIITELFPLLIFVGIGAMTDFTPLLQNPRTFLLGAAGQFGIFLTLALALVLGFSKLDAVAIGIIGACDGPTAIYVSSKYAPHLLGAVSVAAYSYMSLVPVIQPPIMRLLTTSKERVIVMSGKGLKPVSQTTKILFPLVMTVLGGLIAPMGLPLIGTIMLGNLMKESGAVSRLTKASENEIANIVTLFLGISIGATMDGRAFLKPETLIVLALGFLAICLDTVCGVLFGKLMMVVSGGKVNPLIGAAGISAFPMSARVVQKEGLKYNKQNHLLMHAMGANAGGQVGSVMAAAVMLSVLKGMGII; from the coding sequence ATGCTGGAGGCCGTTATAAACGGACTGTCGGGACTCGGCGCAGGTTTCGTCAGTCTCCACTGGTCCAACCCGATAATGATAGTGATCGGATGCATTCTTCTCTATCTGGGCATCAAAAAAGGCTTTGAACCCTTGCTCCTTGTCCCCATAGGATTTGGCTGCATCCTCGTTAATATTCCCCTGGCCGGCCTGATGGAAGAGGAAGGATTTCTCAGGACGATTTATGATGCGGGTATAATCACAGAGTTATTTCCCCTTCTTATCTTTGTTGGCATCGGCGCCATGACCGATTTTACCCCTCTTCTCCAGAATCCGAGGACATTTCTACTCGGGGCGGCGGGGCAATTTGGCATCTTTTTAACCCTGGCCCTGGCCCTGGTTTTGGGATTTTCAAAGTTGGATGCTGTCGCTATTGGCATCATCGGGGCCTGTGATGGTCCGACCGCCATTTATGTTTCCTCTAAATACGCCCCCCATCTTCTGGGGGCGGTTTCGGTTGCCGCCTATTCCTACATGTCCCTTGTTCCCGTTATTCAACCTCCCATCATGAGGCTTTTAACTACCAGCAAAGAGAGAGTGATCGTCATGAGCGGCAAAGGGCTTAAACCTGTCTCGCAGACGACCAAGATACTCTTTCCCCTGGTCATGACAGTGCTCGGCGGTCTTATCGCCCCCATGGGTTTGCCCCTTATCGGGACGATCATGTTAGGGAATCTGATGAAAGAGTCCGGCGCGGTGAGTCGGCTGACAAAGGCCTCGGAAAATGAGATAGCAAACATCGTCACCCTGTTCTTGGGGATTTCCATAGGCGCAACCATGGATGGAAGGGCCTTTCTTAAACCTGAAACACTGATTGTTCTGGCGTTGGGCTTTCTCGCTATCTGCCTTGATACCGTTTGTGGAGTTCTCTTTGGGAAGCTGATGATGGTCGTCTCCGGCGGCAAGGTGAATCCCCTCATCGGGGCGGCAGGCATCTCGGCATTTCCCATGTCCGCCCGTGTTGTTCAGAAGGAAGGTTTAAAGTATAACAAACAGAACCATCTCCTCATGCATGCCATGGGCGCCAATGCAGGCGGCCAGGTAGGTTCCGTCATGGCAGCAGCGGTGATGCTCTCTGTTTTAAAGGGGATGGGGATTATTTGA
- a CDS encoding OadG-related small transporter subunit, with the protein MDNFTFGITMIIVGMGGTILTLWIMSLIMSLLTRVFPYKEEEPK; encoded by the coding sequence ATGGACAATTTTACGTTTGGCATTACCATGATTATCGTCGGGATGGGGGGGACCATTTTAACCCTCTGGATCATGAGTCTTATCATGAGTCTTCTTACGAGGGTTTTTCCCTATAAGGAAGAAGAACCAAAGTAA